The proteins below are encoded in one region of Antennarius striatus isolate MH-2024 chromosome 7, ASM4005453v1, whole genome shotgun sequence:
- the LOC137598605 gene encoding small ribosomal subunit protein eS27-like, producing the protein MSDLMYPSFTKERTRHKKKRLVQGPNSYFMDVKCSSCYCITTVFSHAHTVILCAGCSSILCQPAGGKCRLTEGCRYRRKPS; encoded by the exons ATGTCT GACCTGATGTACCCCAGTTTTACCAAGGAGCGGACGAGACACAAGAAGAAGAGGCTGGTCCAAGGTCCTAACTCTTACTTCATGGATGTAAAATGTTCAA GCTGCTACTGCATCACCACTGTGTTCAGCCATGCCCACACAGTCATCCTCTGTGCAGGCTGCTCTTCAATCCTCTGCCAGCCCGCTGGGGGCAAATGTCGATTAACTGAAG GCTGTCGCTACCGACGAAAGCCTTCCTGA
- the LOC137598604 gene encoding ras-related protein Rab-8A: MAKTYDYLFKLLLIGDSGVGKTCVLFRFSEDAFNSTFISTIGIDFKIRTIELDGKKIKLQIWDTAGQERFRTITTAYYRGAMGIMLVYDITNEKSFDNIKNWIRNIEEHASADVERMVLGNKCDVNDKRQVSKDRGEKLALEYGIKFMETSAKANINVENAFLTLARDIKAKMDKKLEGNTPQGSTQGVKITERPKKSSFFRCTLL, encoded by the exons ATGGCGAAGACTTACGATTACTTGTTTAAACTACTTTTAATTGGCGATTCAGGCGTCGGAAAGACCTGTGTGCTATTTAGATTTTCAGAGGATGCCTTCAACTCAACATTTATCTCAACTATAG GTATTGACTTCAAAATCAGAACAATAGAATTAGATGGAAAGAAAATCAAGCTACAGATATG GGATACAGCAGGACAAGAAAGATTCAGGACAATCACAACAGCCTACTACAGAGGGGCCATG GGCATCATGTTAGTGTATGACATTACCAATGAAAAGTCCTTTGACAATATCAAGAACTGGATACGCAACATAGAAGAG CACGCTTCAGCAGATGTGGAAAGGATGGTCCTCGGGAACAAATGTGATGTCAATGACAAGCGACAGGTGTCCAAAGACAGAGGAGAGAAG CTGGCGCTTGAGTATGGTATCAAGTTCATGGAGACGAGTGCAAAGGCAAACATCAATGTGGAGAAT GCCTTCTTAACCCTCGCCAGAGACATCAAAGCAAAAATGGACAAGAAGTTG GAGGGTAACACCCCGCAAGGCAGCACTCAAGGTGTAAAGATTACAGAACGACCCAAGAAGAGCAGTTTCTTCCGCTGCACGCTCCTGTGA
- the tpm4a gene encoding tropomyosin 4a isoform X3, producing the protein MAGVNSLDAVKRKIQCLQQQADDAEDRAQILQKQLEVERKSREDAEGEVAGLNRRIALVEEELDRAQERLDTAVAKLEEAEKAADESQRGMKVIEIRATKDEEKMEMQEMQLKEAKHIAEEADRKYEEVARKLVILEGELERAEERAEVSECKVSDLEEELKNVTNNLKSLEAQSEKYSEKEDRYEEEIKALNDKLKEAETRAEFAERTVAKLEKSIDDLEGKLSDAKEDNISMRKVLDQTLMELNSL; encoded by the exons ATGGCAGGTGTGAACTCTCTGGATGCCGTGAAGAGGAAGATTCAGTGTTTACAGCAGCAGGCCGACGACGCAGAGGACCGGGCCCAGATCCTCCAGAAACAGTTGGAAGTTGAACGGAAATCTCGAGAGGAT gcAGAGGGTGAAGTTGCAGGCCTGAACCGTAGGATCGCACtagtggaggaggagctggacagAGCCCAGGAGCGGCTAGATACAGCAGTGGCAAAACTGGAAGAGGCTGAGAAGGCTGCAGACGAGAGTCAGAG AGGAATGAAGGTGATCGAGATCCGAGCAACAAAGGatgaggagaagatggagatgCAGGAGATGCAGCTGAAGGAGGCCAAACACATTGCAGAGGAGGCCGACCGTAAATACGAGGAG GTGGCCCGTAAGCTTGTGATCCTGGAGGGAGAGCTCGAGAGAGCTGAGGAGAGGGCAGAAGTCTCAGAATG TAAAGTCAGTGACCTGGAGGAAGAGCTGAAAAATGTGACCAACAACCTGAAATCCTTAGAAGCTCAGTCTGAGAAG TATTCAGAAAAAGAAGACAGGTACGAGGAGGAGATCAAAGCCCTGAATGACAAACTGAAGGAG GCTGAGACCCGTGCAGAGTTTGCAGAGAGAACAGTGGCCAAACTGGAAAAGAGTATCGATGACCTGGAAG GAAAACTATCAGATGCCAAGGAGGACAATATCAGCATGAGGAAAGTCTTGGATCAGACCCTGATGGAACTGAACAGCTTATAA
- the tpm4a gene encoding tropomyosin 4a isoform X1, producing the protein MEAIKKKMQMLKLDKENAIDRAEQAETDKKAAEDKCKQLEEELLDLQKKMKQTEDELDKFSEGLKDAQEKLELSEKKAADAEGEVAGLNRRIALVEEELDRAQERLDTAVAKLEEAEKAADESQRGMKVIEIRATKDEEKMEMQEMQLKEAKHIAEEADRKYEEVARKLVILEGELERAEERAEVSECKVSDLEEELKNVTNNLKSLEAQSEKYSEKEDRYEEEIKALNDKLKEAETRAEFAERTVAKLEKSIDDLEGKLSDAKEDNISMRKVLDQTLMELNSL; encoded by the exons ATGGAGGCCAtcaagaagaagatgcagatgCTGAAACTTGACAAGGAGAATGCAATTGACCGGGCAGAACAGGCAGAGACAGACAAGAAGGCAGCTGAGGACAAATGCAAACAG CTGGAGGAGGAGTTGTTGGACCTCcagaagaagatgaagcagacagaagaTGAATTGGACAAATTCTCTGAGGGCCTGAAAGATGCTCAAGAGAAACTGGAACTGTCTGAAAAGAAAGCTGCAGAC gcAGAGGGTGAAGTTGCAGGCCTGAACCGTAGGATCGCACtagtggaggaggagctggacagAGCCCAGGAGCGGCTAGATACAGCAGTGGCAAAACTGGAAGAGGCTGAGAAGGCTGCAGACGAGAGTCAGAG AGGAATGAAGGTGATCGAGATCCGAGCAACAAAGGatgaggagaagatggagatgCAGGAGATGCAGCTGAAGGAGGCCAAACACATTGCAGAGGAGGCCGACCGTAAATACGAGGAG GTGGCCCGTAAGCTTGTGATCCTGGAGGGAGAGCTCGAGAGAGCTGAGGAGAGGGCAGAAGTCTCAGAATG TAAAGTCAGTGACCTGGAGGAAGAGCTGAAAAATGTGACCAACAACCTGAAATCCTTAGAAGCTCAGTCTGAGAAG TATTCAGAAAAAGAAGACAGGTACGAGGAGGAGATCAAAGCCCTGAATGACAAACTGAAGGAG GCTGAGACCCGTGCAGAGTTTGCAGAGAGAACAGTGGCCAAACTGGAAAAGAGTATCGATGACCTGGAAG GAAAACTATCAGATGCCAAGGAGGACAATATCAGCATGAGGAAAGTCTTGGATCAGACCCTGATGGAACTGAACAGCTTATAA
- the tpm4a gene encoding tropomyosin 4a isoform X4: MAGVNSLDAVKRKIQCLQQQADDAEDRAQILQKQLEVERKSREDAEGEVAGLNRRIALVEEELDRAQERLDTAVAKLEEAEKAADESQRGMKVIEIRATKDEEKMEMQEMQLKEAKHIAEEADRKYEEVARKLVILEGELERAEERAEVSECKVSDLEEELKNVTNNLKSLEAQSEKYSEKEDRYEEEIKALNDKLKEAETRAEFAERTVAKLEKSIDDLEDELYAQKLKYKAISEELDHALNDMTSL, from the exons ATGGCAGGTGTGAACTCTCTGGATGCCGTGAAGAGGAAGATTCAGTGTTTACAGCAGCAGGCCGACGACGCAGAGGACCGGGCCCAGATCCTCCAGAAACAGTTGGAAGTTGAACGGAAATCTCGAGAGGAT gcAGAGGGTGAAGTTGCAGGCCTGAACCGTAGGATCGCACtagtggaggaggagctggacagAGCCCAGGAGCGGCTAGATACAGCAGTGGCAAAACTGGAAGAGGCTGAGAAGGCTGCAGACGAGAGTCAGAG AGGAATGAAGGTGATCGAGATCCGAGCAACAAAGGatgaggagaagatggagatgCAGGAGATGCAGCTGAAGGAGGCCAAACACATTGCAGAGGAGGCCGACCGTAAATACGAGGAG GTGGCCCGTAAGCTTGTGATCCTGGAGGGAGAGCTCGAGAGAGCTGAGGAGAGGGCAGAAGTCTCAGAATG TAAAGTCAGTGACCTGGAGGAAGAGCTGAAAAATGTGACCAACAACCTGAAATCCTTAGAAGCTCAGTCTGAGAAG TATTCAGAAAAAGAAGACAGGTACGAGGAGGAGATCAAAGCCCTGAATGACAAACTGAAGGAG GCTGAGACCCGTGCAGAGTTTGCAGAGAGAACAGTGGCCAAACTGGAAAAGAGTATCGATGACCTGGAAG atgAATTGTACGCTCAAAAGCTGAAGTACAAGGCCATTAGTGAGGAGCTGGACCATGCCCTCAATGACATGACTTCTCTGTAg
- the tpm4a gene encoding tropomyosin 4a isoform X2, giving the protein MEAIKKKMQMLKLDKENAIDRAEQAETDKKAAEDKCKQLEEELLDLQKKMKQTEDELDKFSEGLKDAQEKLELSEKKAADAEGEVAGLNRRIALVEEELDRAQERLDTAVAKLEEAEKAADESQRGMKVIEIRATKDEEKMEMQEMQLKEAKHIAEEADRKYEEVARKLVILEGELERAEERAEVSECKVSDLEEELKNVTNNLKSLEAQSEKYSEKEDRYEEEIKALNDKLKEAETRAEFAERTVAKLEKSIDDLEDELYAQKLKYKAISEELDHALNDMTSL; this is encoded by the exons ATGGAGGCCAtcaagaagaagatgcagatgCTGAAACTTGACAAGGAGAATGCAATTGACCGGGCAGAACAGGCAGAGACAGACAAGAAGGCAGCTGAGGACAAATGCAAACAG CTGGAGGAGGAGTTGTTGGACCTCcagaagaagatgaagcagacagaagaTGAATTGGACAAATTCTCTGAGGGCCTGAAAGATGCTCAAGAGAAACTGGAACTGTCTGAAAAGAAAGCTGCAGAC gcAGAGGGTGAAGTTGCAGGCCTGAACCGTAGGATCGCACtagtggaggaggagctggacagAGCCCAGGAGCGGCTAGATACAGCAGTGGCAAAACTGGAAGAGGCTGAGAAGGCTGCAGACGAGAGTCAGAG AGGAATGAAGGTGATCGAGATCCGAGCAACAAAGGatgaggagaagatggagatgCAGGAGATGCAGCTGAAGGAGGCCAAACACATTGCAGAGGAGGCCGACCGTAAATACGAGGAG GTGGCCCGTAAGCTTGTGATCCTGGAGGGAGAGCTCGAGAGAGCTGAGGAGAGGGCAGAAGTCTCAGAATG TAAAGTCAGTGACCTGGAGGAAGAGCTGAAAAATGTGACCAACAACCTGAAATCCTTAGAAGCTCAGTCTGAGAAG TATTCAGAAAAAGAAGACAGGTACGAGGAGGAGATCAAAGCCCTGAATGACAAACTGAAGGAG GCTGAGACCCGTGCAGAGTTTGCAGAGAGAACAGTGGCCAAACTGGAAAAGAGTATCGATGACCTGGAAG atgAATTGTACGCTCAAAAGCTGAAGTACAAGGCCATTAGTGAGGAGCTGGACCATGCCCTCAATGACATGACTTCTCTGTAg